A part of Mesoplodon densirostris isolate mMesDen1 chromosome 10, mMesDen1 primary haplotype, whole genome shotgun sequence genomic DNA contains:
- the LOC132497430 gene encoding 5-beta-cholestane-3-alpha,7-alpha-diol 12-alpha-hydroxylase produces MVLWGLVLGALMVATVGYLCLKELLRQQRPKEPPLDKGSVPWLGHAMAFRKNMFEFLKHMRAKHGDIFTVQLGGQYFTFVMDPLSFGPILKDTQRRLDFVEYAENLVLKVFGYRSMRGDYQMIHSASTKHLMGDGLEELNKAMLDSLSLVMLGPTGPSLDASSWREDGLFHFCYNILFKAGYLSLFGYTKDKEQDLLQAEELFVQFRKFDRLFPRFVYSLLGPREWLEVGRLQRLFHKTLSVEHNMEKYGISNWITYMLQFLREQGVAPAMQDKFNFMMLWASQGNTGPTSFWALLFLLKHPEAMRAVREEATRVLGEARLEAKLSLNFDVGALQRMTVLDSVMEETLRLGAAPTLLRVVKNDHSLKMASGQEYLLRNGDILALFPYLSVHMDPEIHSEPTTFKYDRFLTPSGSRKVDFYKAGKKIHHYTMPWGSGVSICPGRFLALSEMKLFVLLMVTQFDLELVDPDTPVPPVDPQRWGFGTTQPSHEVRFRYRLRLGSELCPDGCKPG; encoded by the coding sequence ATGGTGCTCTGGGGTCTGGTGCTGGGAGCTCTGATGGTGGCCACTGTGGGATACCTGTGCCTGAAGGAGCTGCtccggcaacaaagacccaaggagCCCCCTCTGGATAAGGGCTCCGTGCCCTGGCTGGGCCATGCTATGGCTTTCCGGAAGAATATGTTTGAATTTCTGAAGCACATGAGGGCTAAACATGGGGACATATTCACGGTGCAGCTAGGGGGCCAGTACTTCACCTTTGTCATGGACCCTCTCTCCTTTGGCCCCATCCTCAAGGACACGCAAAGAAGACTAGACTTTGTGGAGTATGCGGAAAACCTGGTGCTAAAGGTATTTGGATACCGCTCCATGCGGGGAGACTACCAGATGATACACTCAGCCAGCACCAAGCACCTCATGGGGGATGGCTTGGAGGAGCTCAACAAAGCCATGCTGGACAGCCTGTCCTTGGTTATGCTGGGGCCCACGGGCCCCAGTCTGGATGCCAGTAGCTGGCGTGAGGATGGCCTCTTTCACTTCTGCTACAACATCTTGTTCAAGGCCGGCTACCTGAGCTTGTTCGGCTACACAAAGGACAAGGAACAGGACCTGCTACAGGCAGAGGAATTATTCGTGCAGTTCCGCAAGTTCGACCGCCTGTTCCCCAGGTTTGTCTACTCCCTACTGGGACCCCGGGAGTGGCTGGAAGTAGGCCGGCTCCAGCGTCTCTTCCATAAGACGCTCTCTGTGGAACACAACATGGAGAAGTACGGCATAAGCAACTGGATCACCTATATGCTTCAGTTTCTGAGGGAGCAGGGAGTCGCCCCTGCCATGCAGGACAAGTTCAACTTCATGATGCTCTGGGCCTCCCAGGGTAACACAGGGCCTACCTCTTTCTGGGCCCTCTTGTTCCTCCTGAAGCATCCAGAAGCCATGCGGGCTGTGAGGGAGGAGGCCACCCGGGTCCTGGGAGAGGCCAGGCTGGAGGCCAAGCTGTCCCTCAACTTTGATGTCGGTGCCCTGCAGCGCATGACGGTGCTGGACAGCGTGATGGAGGAGACACTGCGGCTGGGGGCCGCGCCGACCCTCCTCAGGGTGGTGAAAAATGACCACAGCCTGAAGATGGCCAGTGGGCAGGAGTACCTGCTCCGCAATGGAGACATCCTGGCCCTCTTCCCTTATCTCTCAGTGCACATGGACCCCGAAATCCACTCGGAGCCCACCACCTTCAAGTACGATCGCTTCCTCACCCCCAGCGGCAGCCGAAAGGTAGACTTCTACAAGGCAGGCAAGAAGATCCACCACTACACCATGCCATGGGGCTCGGGCGTCTCCATCTGCCCCGGGAGGTTCTTGGCCCTCAGCGAGATGAAGCTCTTTGTCCTGCTCATGGTCACACAATTTGACCTGGAGCTGGTGGACCCTGACACACCCGTGCCACCCGTGGACCCCCAGCGCTGGGGCTTTGGCACCACACAGCCCAGCCACGAGGTGCGATTCCGCTACCGCCTGCGCCTGGGGAGTGAGCTCTGCCCAGATGGCTGCAAGCCTGGCTAG
- the ACKR2 gene encoding atypical chemokine receptor 2 codes for MCPPAMAATASPLPPSTKVASSENSSSFYDYEYYLGDVAFMLCRKDEVLSFGRVFLPLFYGLIFVLGLGGNLLLLVVLLRYVPRRRMTEIYLLNLAISNLLFLVTLPFWGISVAWHWVFGSFLCKVVSTLYTINFYSGIFFISCMSLDKYLEIVCAQPYHRLRTRAKSLLLAAVMWAVALVVSIPDMVFVRTHENAPGMWDCFADFGGHGTIWKLFLRFQQNLLGFLLPLLAMIFFYSRIGSVLARLRPPGRSRALRMAIGLVVAFFVLWFPYNITLFLHSLLDLRVFGDCKVSQHLDYALQVTESIAFLHCCFTPILYAFSSRRFRQYLKAFLATVLRRHQAPYLAQAPPSSYSESSRLSGQEDITGMNDLGERKAEDSPNKGDTGKNSA; via the coding sequence ATGACTATGAGTACTACCTGGGCGACGTGGCCTTCATGCTCTGCAGGAAGGACGAGGTGCTGTCGTTTGGCAGAGTCTTTCTGCCACTCTTCTATGGCCTGATCTTTGTGCTGGGCCTGGGCGGGAACCTCCTTCTCCTAGTGGTCCTGCTCCGGTATGTGCCTCGAAGGCGGATGACCGAGATCTATCTGCTGAACCTTGCCATCTCCAACCTCCTGTTTCTGGTGACACTGCCCTTTTGGGGCATCTCTGTGGCCTGGCATTGGGTCTTTGGGAGTTTCTTATGCAAGGTGGTGAGCACCCTCTACACCATTAACTTCTACAGTGGCATCTTCTTCATTAGCTGCATGAGCCTGGACAAGTACCTGGAGATTGTTTGCGCTCAGCCCTACCACCGGCTGAGGACCCGGGCCAAGAGCCTGCTCCTCGCGGCTGTCATGTGGGCTGTGGCCCTGGTTGTCTCCATCCCCGACATGGTCTTTGTGAGGACGCATGAAAACGCCCCAGGCATGTGGGACTGCTTTGCGGATTTTGGGGGGCATGGGACCATCTGGAAGCTCTTCCTCCGCTTCCAGCAGAACCTCCTGGGGTTTCTCCTCCCCCTGCTTGCCATGATCTTCTTCTATTCCCGCATTGGCTCTGTCCTGGCCAGGCTGAGGCCCCCAGGCCGGAGCCGGGCTCTGAGGATGGCCATAGGCCTGGTGGTGGCCTTCTTTGTGCTGTGGTTCCCGTACAACATCACCTTGTTTCTGCACTCGCTGCTGGACCTGCGAGTCTTTGGGGACTGCAAGGTCAGCCAGCACCTGGACTATGCGCTGCAGGTGACAGAGAGCATCGCCTTCCTCCACTGCTGTTTCACCCCCATCCTCTATGCGTTTTCCAGCCGCCGCTTCCGCCAGTACCTCAAGGCTTTCCTGGCCACTGTGCTCAGACGACACCAGGCTCCTTACCTTGCCCAGGCCCCACCGTCCAGCTATTCTGAGAGtagtaggctcagtggccaagaAGATATAACTGGCATGAATGACCTCGGGGAGAGGAAGGCTGAGGACTCCCCCAACAAGGGGGACACAGGGAAAAATTCAGCCTGA